A genomic region of Methanothermobacter sp. CaT2 contains the following coding sequences:
- a CDS encoding 4Fe-4S binding protein, translating to MFISTGKCEGLGECVKACPTEAIRMIDGRAFSCITCGACMEACPNKAIRRNRYGGYVVDRAKCNACGVCEMTCPVNSIKIEDGVVKGICARCGLCVDACPLGARVDAFDLIEDRQLRFLESLNLAVKPPVKRTPRSHEATRVNVVTDTERCTLCRRCQYYCPTGAIIVDTGEGVCTECRVCEDVCPVGAIEDLKIDPEKCTLCLKCMRECPSNAIYLDDFKVKIRGAEDSREGSIVSCLNCGLCAESCERGALRMVDGRLRYDPTLCRDCDETPCIEACPVGTLRMVDGELRGYCVSCGRCVNACDVSEARSFQTVRWDGSVSEDCISCGICSEICPVDAITLRRGSIEVDTDRCILCEKCGIHCPVDAIPRTTMKKRSIKGGFTLIDPRLCIRCGLCLDVCPEDAISRDESGLMVVDDDKCIHCGACSNICPARAVIFEREFASD from the coding sequence ATGTTCATATCAACAGGAAAATGTGAGGGACTCGGGGAATGTGTTAAGGCATGCCCTACAGAAGCCATAAGGATGATTGATGGCAGGGCCTTCAGCTGCATAACCTGCGGCGCCTGCATGGAGGCCTGCCCCAACAAGGCAATACGCAGGAACAGGTACGGTGGATACGTTGTTGACAGGGCCAAGTGCAATGCCTGCGGTGTATGTGAGATGACCTGCCCTGTTAACAGTATAAAGATAGAGGATGGTGTTGTTAAGGGCATATGCGCAAGGTGCGGTCTCTGCGTGGACGCATGTCCCCTCGGTGCAAGGGTGGACGCCTTTGACCTCATAGAGGACAGACAGCTTCGATTCCTTGAATCACTGAACCTTGCAGTTAAACCACCGGTTAAGAGGACTCCAAGGAGTCATGAGGCCACCAGGGTCAACGTGGTCACCGACACCGAAAGATGCACCCTCTGCAGGAGGTGCCAGTACTACTGCCCCACAGGCGCCATTATTGTTGATACCGGGGAGGGCGTATGCACGGAGTGCCGTGTCTGTGAGGATGTCTGTCCGGTCGGTGCAATAGAGGACCTCAAAATCGACCCTGAAAAATGCACCCTCTGTCTCAAATGCATGCGGGAATGCCCCAGCAATGCAATATACCTTGACGACTTTAAGGTGAAAATAAGAGGGGCAGAGGATAGTCGGGAGGGCAGCATAGTGTCATGCCTCAACTGCGGCCTCTGTGCAGAGTCCTGTGAGAGGGGCGCCCTCAGGATGGTTGATGGCAGACTAAGATATGACCCGACACTCTGCAGGGACTGTGATGAGACACCCTGCATTGAGGCATGCCCTGTGGGTACGCTGCGGATGGTTGATGGGGAGCTCAGGGGCTACTGTGTTTCATGCGGCCGCTGCGTTAATGCCTGTGATGTTAGCGAGGCAAGGAGCTTCCAGACGGTCAGATGGGATGGATCAGTCTCAGAGGACTGCATATCATGCGGTATCTGCTCTGAGATATGCCCTGTGGATGCCATAACACTGCGCAGGGGATCCATAGAGGTGGACACCGACAGATGCATACTCTGTGAGAAGTGCGGGATACACTGCCCTGTCGATGCGATACCGAGAACAACCATGAAGAAGAGAAGTATAAAGGGTGGATTCACCCTCATAGACCCGAGGCTCTGCATAAGGTGCGGCCTCTGTCTGGATGTGTGTCCAGAGGATGCCATATCAAGGGATGAAAGCGGATTGATGGTAGTTGATGATGATAAATGCATACACTGCGGGGCATGCTCCAACATATGCCCTGCAAGGGCAGTGATATTTGAGAGGGAATTTGCATCAGATTAA
- a CDS encoding DUF366 family protein, protein MLYEHLEDPLLYDGSQIEPAWALSELGIKGSSIITWIGPMDVKNIVDYEDVELEIRSEEVLHFIVEHFDEQPSSLRLAYHRQRILVMLLMEELMRTGVRTRREGDDLYIGSSKLTVSIATASVSSMKIHLGVNIHERGTPEDVDTIGLLDEKPELSADDIKGIAENVAMAYIHEIDSIEDDIAKTRIF, encoded by the coding sequence ATGTTATATGAGCACCTTGAAGATCCCCTCCTCTATGATGGGAGTCAGATAGAACCTGCATGGGCCCTCAGTGAACTGGGAATAAAGGGCTCAAGCATAATAACATGGATAGGCCCCATGGACGTTAAGAATATAGTGGACTATGAGGACGTTGAACTGGAGATAAGATCTGAAGAGGTCCTCCATTTCATCGTTGAGCACTTCGATGAACAGCCATCCAGCCTGAGGCTCGCATACCACAGGCAGAGGATTCTGGTGATGTTGCTCATGGAGGAACTCATGAGAACTGGTGTGCGGACAAGGCGGGAGGGTGATGACCTCTACATAGGTTCATCTAAGCTCACGGTTTCAATAGCAACGGCCTCTGTCTCAAGCATGAAGATACATCTGGGCGTCAACATCCATGAGAGGGGGACACCAGAGGATGTCGACACCATTGGGCTCCTGGATGAAAAGCCTGAGCTGTCAGCTGATGACATTAAGGGAATAGCTGAGAACGTTGCAATGGCGTATATACACGAGATAGATTCCATAGAGGATGATATAGCCAAGACCCGGATCTTTTAA
- a CDS encoding 4Fe-4S dicluster domain-containing protein, producing MKNLLRIMLEGSYTNLKRIFLAADRVTDMELRRRILEGRVEPEPKVAEVSCIGCAGCSNACPTGAIEMRDLDEPVEIIEGLVKKQIPVLNSEKCVHCYYCHDFCPLYALFGEPGTIHPNDVGEVDFDAGRVLQKPVKISEDKLRFISQFLADKSVMKSTTLAEAARRIR from the coding sequence GTGAAGAATCTTCTAAGGATAATGCTGGAGGGATCCTACACCAACCTGAAGAGGATATTCCTTGCAGCTGACCGTGTGACAGATATGGAACTGCGAAGGAGGATCCTTGAGGGGCGGGTGGAACCTGAACCCAAGGTCGCCGAGGTCTCATGCATAGGATGCGCAGGGTGCTCCAACGCCTGCCCCACAGGGGCCATTGAGATGAGGGACCTGGATGAACCCGTTGAGATAATTGAGGGGCTCGTGAAGAAACAGATACCGGTACTGAACAGTGAAAAATGCGTGCACTGTTACTACTGTCACGACTTCTGCCCCCTCTACGCACTCTTCGGTGAACCCGGAACCATACACCCCAACGATGTGGGGGAGGTTGACTTCGACGCCGGGAGGGTGCTACAGAAACCAGTTAAGATATCAGAGGATAAGCTCAGATTCATATCCCAGTTCCTGGCTGATAAGAGTGTTATGAAGAGCACTACCCTTGCAGAGGCTGCAAGGAGGATCAGGTGA
- a CDS encoding DUF5612 domain-containing protein, producing MSSVALSIKTVERPGVLSEITGMIASRNINITYAHLYVERDGHGAIYMELEDIDDRESLIDELKSSSTVLDVKVHRSLEEIYGKRIIIIGGGAQVSQVAMGAISEADRHNIRGERISIDTIPLVGEEELAEAVRAVGRLPRVAALVLAGSLMGGEITRAVEVVKREHDITVISLNMPGSVTDVADLVVTDPIQAGVMSVMAVADTAVFSIEKVRGKKF from the coding sequence ATGAGTTCAGTGGCTCTGAGCATAAAGACCGTGGAGAGGCCAGGTGTTCTCAGTGAGATAACCGGCATGATAGCCTCAAGGAATATAAACATCACCTACGCCCACCTCTACGTTGAAAGGGATGGGCATGGCGCAATATACATGGAACTTGAGGATATAGATGACCGGGAGTCCCTCATTGATGAGCTGAAATCCTCCAGCACGGTACTGGATGTGAAGGTACACAGGTCACTGGAGGAGATCTATGGTAAGAGGATAATCATAATCGGTGGGGGAGCCCAGGTCTCCCAGGTTGCAATGGGGGCCATCAGTGAGGCCGACAGGCACAACATCAGGGGTGAACGTATAAGCATCGACACCATACCCCTGGTTGGAGAGGAGGAGCTTGCAGAGGCAGTGAGGGCTGTGGGGAGACTACCGAGGGTGGCGGCCCTCGTACTTGCAGGGTCCCTCATGGGCGGTGAAATCACAAGGGCCGTTGAGGTGGTTAAGAGGGAACATGATATTACGGTTATCAGCCTCAACATGCCGGGGAGCGTCACCGATGTGGCTGACCTCGTTGTAACAGACCCCATACAGGCAGGGGTTATGAGTGTCATGGCGGTGGCTGATACCGCTGTTTTCAGTATAGAAAAGGTAAGGGGTAAAAAATTTTAG
- a CDS encoding homoserine dehydrogenase: MNIGLIGFGTIGAGVVEIFNTNPDIIMKKTGMDLRLRRVVDLDIETDRGVEIDPGILSTDADDILEDPEIDIVIELIGGYEPARSFILKAIENGKHVVTANKALLARHWDEIMDAASKHGVRVAFEASVGGGIPVLRALNESLAANRIESIYGIINGTANYILTRMASEGMEFDDVLREAQRLGYAERDPTFDIEGHDTAQKLIILTLLGFGVHVPENELHVEGISSIRRDDIEYATAELGCSVKLLATARLNDGELELGVTPTLVPHHHLLSSVNGVFNGIYITGDFTGPVMFYGKGAGRRATASAVVADCMDIAVNPEGSMPTGPGVRVVESVRDFSRTSSRYYIRLDAVDRAGVLHEIAGAFSRHGISIESVTQKGTHEGETVPIHIVTHEASEGAIQGALSEISEIRWVRGEPLRLRIL, from the coding sequence GTGAACATTGGACTCATAGGATTTGGAACAATAGGGGCAGGTGTGGTGGAAATATTCAACACCAACCCTGATATCATAATGAAAAAGACAGGGATGGACCTCAGGCTCAGAAGGGTGGTTGACCTTGACATTGAAACCGACCGTGGCGTTGAAATAGATCCGGGGATCCTGTCAACCGACGCAGATGACATTCTCGAGGATCCTGAAATAGACATCGTCATAGAACTCATAGGTGGCTATGAACCGGCGCGTAGCTTCATCCTGAAGGCCATAGAAAATGGTAAGCACGTTGTAACAGCCAACAAGGCCCTCCTTGCAAGGCACTGGGATGAAATAATGGATGCTGCCAGCAAGCATGGCGTGAGGGTTGCATTTGAGGCCAGTGTTGGTGGTGGTATACCCGTCCTCAGGGCCCTCAACGAGTCCCTCGCAGCCAACAGAATAGAATCCATATATGGAATAATAAACGGTACCGCCAATTACATACTGACCAGGATGGCCTCAGAGGGCATGGAATTTGATGATGTCCTGCGGGAGGCCCAGAGGCTCGGATATGCTGAAAGGGATCCCACCTTCGACATAGAGGGCCATGACACCGCACAGAAGCTAATAATACTCACACTGCTTGGTTTTGGTGTCCATGTACCAGAGAATGAACTCCATGTTGAGGGTATAAGCAGTATAAGGAGGGATGACATTGAATATGCCACTGCAGAGCTTGGATGCAGTGTGAAGCTCCTTGCAACAGCCAGGCTCAATGATGGTGAACTGGAGCTGGGTGTTACACCAACCCTGGTACCACATCATCACCTCCTCTCCTCTGTGAACGGTGTATTCAACGGGATATACATAACCGGGGACTTCACAGGGCCAGTCATGTTCTATGGAAAGGGTGCAGGGAGGAGGGCCACTGCAAGCGCAGTTGTCGCAGACTGCATGGATATTGCAGTTAACCCTGAGGGATCAATGCCCACAGGTCCAGGCGTCAGGGTTGTTGAGTCAGTGAGGGACTTCTCCAGGACATCCTCAAGGTACTACATAAGGCTTGATGCCGTAGACAGGGCAGGGGTGCTCCATGAAATAGCCGGAGCCTTCAGCAGGCACGGTATAAGTATAGAATCTGTGACCCAGAAGGGCACCCATGAGGGTGAAACTGTGCCGATCCACATCGTAACCCATGAGGCAAGTGAGGGGGCTATCCAGGGGGCCCTCTCTGAGATATCAGAGATCAGGTGGGTGAGGGGTGAACCCCTGCGCCTCCGGATACTCTGA
- a CDS encoding MnhB domain-containing protein, giving the protein MSTILKIFAFPAAIFIMCLGILTVLGGHITPGGGFQGGAMVAAGFIFCAVVYGIEKSPFQFSHEFMSAMESIGALGYVGLGLCGLLFSGFFLYNLGVDLYGVSQAVSGFFNYPDPTDAGIIPYLNIVVGLKVMVGLSAIVITFMEFRGEEVTE; this is encoded by the coding sequence ATGAGTACCATACTTAAGATATTCGCATTCCCTGCAGCCATATTCATAATGTGTCTCGGAATCCTCACAGTACTGGGAGGGCACATAACACCCGGCGGAGGATTCCAGGGCGGTGCCATGGTTGCAGCAGGGTTCATATTCTGTGCAGTTGTCTATGGAATTGAAAAGAGCCCCTTCCAGTTTTCCCATGAATTCATGTCTGCAATGGAGAGCATAGGAGCCCTCGGGTACGTTGGTCTCGGACTCTGCGGCCTCTTATTCTCAGGTTTCTTCCTTTACAACCTGGGAGTTGACCTGTACGGAGTATCTCAAGCTGTCAGCGGGTTCTTCAACTACCCTGACCCCACAGATGCAGGTATAATACCCTACCTGAACATCGTGGTCGGCCTGAAGGTCATGGTGGGTCTCAGTGCAATTGTTATAACCTTCATGGAGTTCAGGGGTGAAGAGGTCACCGAATAG
- a CDS encoding energy-converting hydrogenase B subunit P, which yields MKIVIRPRHMISLGGYIVELEFPYRNLIVVNPTDEHIKIEVPVFDEGWIEEHRKLGLKIVPVGDDDNYLSLWRREKALLEASD from the coding sequence ATGAAGATAGTGATAAGACCAAGGCACATGATAAGCCTCGGGGGGTACATAGTTGAACTTGAGTTCCCCTACCGTAACCTGATAGTTGTAAACCCCACCGATGAGCACATAAAGATAGAGGTCCCTGTATTTGATGAGGGATGGATAGAGGAACACCGGAAACTTGGACTTAAAATAGTGCCTGTGGGGGATGATGATAACTACCTGAGCCTCTGGAGGAGGGAGAAGGCCCTCCTTGAGGCATCAGATTGA
- a CDS encoding nickel-dependent hydrogenase large subunit, whose protein sequence is MDGKQEIIETEIAMGTVHSAAIEPYRVRLFVEDEIVRDAEITVGVNHRGIERIMEGLPVEKANSLTEKVCGICSGVHLWNSVLVAEKGLGVEIPERASYIRIIVGELERIHSHLLYLAHGNEVLGHETFSMRLFYIRETVMELLRLIGGNRVQYGVPIIGGIRPRADLDEMKIQRIREGIDLIEEKVEAFAERFTSDPMIMSRITGVCPISRKDALRLHVTGPTLRATGVDLDTRREMPCYDPFEFDVITQDGGDVRANLLMRVLEIFESVKIIRQALRDLPGGRVVDRSWEMQDTGIVRSYVEAPRGRLYHSYAIEDGRVRGSVIRTPSMSNIGAMQYACIGHHITDAQLGIVQCDPCFTCTDRAIEIVDLSDNPRR, encoded by the coding sequence ATGGATGGAAAACAGGAGATAATAGAGACAGAAATAGCAATGGGGACCGTGCATTCAGCAGCCATAGAACCATACCGTGTAAGGCTCTTCGTGGAGGATGAGATAGTACGGGACGCCGAGATAACGGTTGGCGTGAACCACAGGGGAATCGAGAGGATAATGGAGGGCCTCCCGGTTGAGAAGGCCAACAGTCTCACCGAGAAGGTCTGCGGTATCTGTTCAGGCGTCCACCTCTGGAACTCGGTACTGGTTGCAGAGAAGGGCCTCGGGGTTGAGATACCTGAGAGGGCATCCTACATTAGGATCATCGTGGGTGAACTTGAAAGGATCCACAGCCACCTACTTTACCTTGCACATGGAAATGAGGTTCTGGGACATGAGACATTCTCCATGAGGCTCTTCTACATAAGGGAGACTGTCATGGAACTTCTAAGACTCATAGGAGGTAACAGGGTACAGTACGGCGTCCCCATAATAGGTGGAATAAGACCCCGGGCTGACCTTGATGAGATGAAGATACAGAGGATAAGGGAGGGTATTGACCTCATCGAGGAGAAGGTGGAGGCCTTCGCAGAGAGGTTCACCTCTGATCCCATGATAATGTCCCGTATAACAGGGGTCTGCCCCATAAGCAGAAAGGATGCGCTGAGGTTACACGTCACAGGACCAACCCTGAGGGCAACCGGCGTGGACCTTGACACAAGGCGTGAAATGCCATGCTACGACCCCTTTGAATTTGACGTGATAACACAGGATGGTGGTGATGTGAGGGCAAACCTCCTCATGCGTGTCCTTGAGATATTTGAATCGGTGAAGATCATAAGACAGGCCCTCAGGGATTTACCCGGGGGCAGGGTTGTTGACAGGAGCTGGGAGATGCAGGACACAGGCATTGTCAGGAGCTATGTGGAGGCACCGCGTGGCAGACTCTACCACTCATATGCCATAGAGGATGGAAGGGTCAGGGGCTCGGTGATAAGGACGCCCTCCATGTCAAACATAGGGGCAATGCAGTATGCATGCATAGGCCACCACATCACGGACGCCCAGCTGGGCATAGTGCAGTGCGACCCCTGTTTCACATGCACAGACAGGGCCATAGAAATTGTAGATCTGTCTGATAATCCTCGCAGGTGA
- a CDS encoding 6-pyruvoyl tetrahydropterin synthase/6-carboxytetrahydropterin synthase family protein translates to MKIVINGIHANLRFSAAHMIPEHESCGCIHGHSYIVDVKVEGKRSGTHGFVADFKDVKDIVRRICSEFDHKLLIPLRNPLINFTSTTRTVKFEIAGKKYSIPEEDCCLLDLESSSAEELSRYFAATLFKELSSKYDISSVEVCVNEGIGQGAIYTISR, encoded by the coding sequence ATGAAGATAGTTATAAATGGAATACACGCAAACCTGAGGTTTTCAGCCGCCCACATGATACCCGAACATGAGTCATGCGGCTGCATACACGGTCACTCCTACATAGTTGATGTTAAGGTTGAGGGTAAGAGGAGCGGTACGCATGGTTTTGTAGCTGACTTCAAGGATGTTAAGGATATAGTCAGACGAATATGCAGCGAATTTGACCATAAACTCCTGATACCCCTCAGGAACCCCCTCATAAACTTCACATCCACCACCAGAACAGTTAAATTTGAAATAGCGGGTAAGAAGTACAGCATACCCGAGGAGGACTGCTGCCTCCTGGACCTTGAATCCAGCTCTGCAGAGGAGCTTTCAAGGTACTTTGCCGCAACCCTCTTCAAGGAACTGAGCAGTAAGTATGATATATCCTCCGTCGAGGTCTG
- a CDS encoding respiratory chain complex I subunit 1 family protein, which yields MDPSYAVVTVLGTVILGLLVSLWLPGIERKFVHARIQQRIGPPVSSPGLMAALKFFYKKTVKPCSPLPRLYNSLPIVGFISALLILLFLIPPMYTLGALASLVAIVGFLKIEEVIYVFMGSLSRSVMSMGMPFPDLARGAKHPDLQRYFLEDLSSMRAFRLIAFGSFPIYLAIFVPAVMSGSIFLKDIVAYQAIHGPVLFTLAGVVGAVVFFIGYMILLNEYPFAILKTKADVIEGPYMEYAARYRAFVYITRGFLMFTLGCLFSVLFLGVPPNILSWGILVNIAVAAVFPVLMAIFSAFAPVFTFKQFYPVTAAASVLGVLALVTAFV from the coding sequence ATGGATCCATCATACGCAGTTGTAACGGTTTTGGGAACAGTAATCCTGGGATTGCTTGTGAGCCTCTGGCTCCCTGGTATTGAAAGAAAATTTGTGCATGCAAGGATACAGCAGAGGATAGGACCACCTGTCTCAAGCCCGGGGCTTATGGCGGCCCTGAAGTTCTTCTATAAAAAGACGGTTAAGCCATGCTCACCCCTGCCAAGGCTCTACAATTCACTCCCGATAGTAGGCTTCATATCAGCCCTCCTAATACTGCTCTTCCTCATACCACCCATGTACACTCTGGGGGCCCTGGCAAGCCTTGTCGCCATCGTCGGGTTCCTTAAGATAGAGGAGGTCATATATGTATTCATGGGTTCCCTCTCAAGGTCTGTCATGTCCATGGGGATGCCCTTCCCTGACCTTGCAAGGGGGGCGAAGCACCCGGATCTTCAGAGGTATTTCCTCGAGGACCTGAGCTCAATGAGGGCATTCCGTTTGATAGCCTTCGGCTCCTTCCCAATTTACCTTGCAATCTTTGTGCCGGCTGTGATGTCAGGCAGCATCTTCCTGAAGGACATAGTGGCATATCAGGCGATCCATGGACCCGTCCTATTTACCCTGGCCGGTGTGGTGGGGGCCGTTGTCTTCTTCATAGGATACATGATACTCCTCAACGAGTACCCCTTCGCAATCCTCAAGACAAAGGCTGATGTGATAGAGGGGCCATACATGGAGTATGCCGCACGCTACCGGGCATTTGTCTACATAACCAGGGGGTTCCTCATGTTCACACTGGGGTGTCTCTTCTCAGTCCTCTTCCTGGGAGTGCCACCGAACATACTCAGCTGGGGCATACTGGTTAACATTGCAGTTGCGGCGGTTTTCCCGGTCCTCATGGCCATATTCAGCGCCTTTGCACCGGTATTCACATTCAAGCAGTTCTACCCTGTAACGGCGGCGGCTTCGGTGCTCGGGGTCCTGGCACTGGTCACAGCATTTGTTTGA
- a CDS encoding DNA polymerase subunit beta, with protein MRARIRDFIHTTDDLFFAVTSYLHPDGRIMSFLRYIPDRHGERSLDSARYSKVSSDVAYRFLEDAHPEYLHHYDELGVLMMGVPHDRVEEILRPENRLEEIMESPSDPLLEKAVKIADTLHDAAGIPYRSMGVSGSILPGLYDPENSDIDFVVYGLKNHRRAMEAFGELKDDPSWPLMGLDEELLRRVYSKRIVDDTLSFREFCWYEMRKNNRGRVDGTLFDILAARDWSEIDGYWGDTTYEPHGTITIECTVTDALEAFDNPSRYLVEDVNVIEGPSVEIGEVVSFTHTYAGQAREGERIVARGKLERFTGKSEGYRVVVGTTREAMNEFIKLKDLRLE; from the coding sequence ATGAGAGCCAGAATCCGTGACTTCATACACACCACTGATGACCTTTTCTTTGCTGTGACCTCATACCTTCATCCTGATGGGAGAATCATGTCATTTTTACGTTACATACCGGATAGACATGGTGAAAGATCACTGGACTCTGCAAGATACTCAAAGGTCAGCTCGGACGTGGCATACCGTTTCCTTGAGGATGCGCACCCTGAGTACCTTCACCACTATGATGAGCTCGGGGTTCTCATGATGGGCGTGCCCCACGATAGGGTCGAGGAGATACTGAGGCCTGAAAATCGTCTGGAGGAGATAATGGAGTCCCCATCAGATCCACTCCTCGAAAAGGCTGTTAAAATAGCAGATACACTCCACGATGCAGCCGGGATCCCCTACAGGTCCATGGGAGTCTCTGGATCCATACTGCCCGGGCTCTATGACCCCGAGAACTCCGACATTGACTTTGTTGTCTATGGACTGAAAAACCACCGGAGGGCCATGGAGGCCTTCGGTGAACTTAAGGATGACCCCTCCTGGCCACTCATGGGCCTCGATGAAGAGCTCCTCAGGAGGGTCTACAGCAAGCGGATCGTTGACGACACCCTATCCTTCAGGGAGTTCTGCTGGTATGAGATGCGCAAGAACAACCGTGGAAGGGTAGATGGAACCCTCTTCGATATCCTTGCAGCCAGGGACTGGAGTGAAATAGATGGTTACTGGGGTGATACAACCTATGAGCCCCATGGGACCATAACCATTGAGTGCACAGTCACTGATGCCCTTGAGGCCTTTGACAACCCCTCAAGGTACCTTGTGGAGGATGTCAATGTGATTGAGGGCCCTTCAGTTGAGATAGGGGAGGTCGTATCCTTCACCCACACCTATGCGGGTCAGGCCAGGGAGGGGGAGCGCATAGTTGCAAGGGGTAAACTTGAAAGGTTCACCGGAAAATCAGAGGGTTACAGGGTAGTTGTTGGAACAACCAGAGAAGCCATGAATGAATTCATAAAGCTGAAGGATCTCAGACTGGAGTAA
- a CDS encoding Dna2/Cas4 domain-containing protein → MSVAVSMISEFMFCPLKLYLREVLGVREPMRPEAVHLRKAYLDFRAAAESITRKLEDDVGVDELESMLMEDLERILGDLNEGERDLIAEPLVFEVRTMALRIGRAMNILGGQCDRVASLLFPPLIRDYPIYDPSIELHGRVSMEISGGSYHPLKFRTSLPPASGVWPSDSLEITAQAILVEREFETEVMVSFIDYILPAERRPVVIDYRRREYLFDVLDEIRRITEDGEVPSVDLNPSRCAGCSLAEVCSREGLY, encoded by the coding sequence ATGTCGGTTGCTGTGTCCATGATATCTGAATTCATGTTCTGCCCCCTCAAACTGTACCTCCGGGAGGTTCTCGGGGTGAGGGAACCCATGAGACCCGAGGCAGTACACCTCAGGAAGGCCTACCTTGACTTCAGGGCAGCGGCAGAGAGCATCACCCGGAAACTGGAAGATGATGTTGGGGTGGATGAACTGGAATCAATGCTGATGGAGGACCTTGAGAGAATTCTGGGGGACCTTAATGAGGGTGAAAGGGATCTGATAGCTGAACCCCTGGTATTTGAGGTGAGGACCATGGCACTGCGTATAGGGAGGGCCATGAACATCCTGGGGGGCCAGTGCGACAGGGTGGCCTCCCTCCTCTTCCCACCCCTCATCAGGGACTACCCCATATATGATCCGTCCATCGAACTGCATGGCCGTGTCAGCATGGAGATAAGTGGTGGTTCATATCACCCCCTCAAGTTCAGGACATCCCTGCCACCTGCAAGTGGGGTATGGCCCTCTGACAGCCTTGAAATAACGGCCCAGGCAATTCTGGTTGAGAGGGAATTTGAAACAGAGGTCATGGTATCCTTCATAGACTATATCCTGCCTGCAGAGCGGCGGCCGGTGGTGATAGATTACCGCAGGAGGGAGTACCTCTTCGATGTGCTTGATGAGATAAGGAGGATAACCGAGGATGGTGAGGTTCCCTCAGTGGATCTGAACCCATCAAGATGTGCCGGTTGCAGCCTTGCAGAGGTCTGCTCCAGGGAGGGTCTGTACTGA
- a CDS encoding PPC domain-containing DNA-binding protein yields the protein MILIRLEPGMDLMEEMRAAFSEGVVVTGIGSLHRVRIRTADESELTVEGPLEILSLQGTISPDGVHIHIAVADSEGRVTGGHLRGDSPVRTTAEIAVIPYQGVLRRVMDRRTGYRELLVLE from the coding sequence ATGATTCTCATAAGACTTGAACCGGGCATGGACCTCATGGAGGAGATGAGGGCAGCTTTTTCGGAAGGCGTGGTGGTGACGGGCATAGGAAGCCTCCACCGCGTCAGGATAAGGACGGCTGATGAATCAGAACTCACGGTTGAGGGGCCCCTTGAGATCCTTTCACTCCAGGGGACCATCTCCCCTGATGGAGTGCACATACACATTGCGGTTGCAGATTCAGAGGGCAGGGTTACCGGGGGCCACCTCAGGGGGGACTCCCCGGTGAGGACAACTGCGGAGATAGCCGTGATCCCATACCAGGGAGTACTGAGGAGGGTTATGGACAGGAGGACAGGTTACCGGGAACTCCTGGTCCTTGAGTGA
- a CDS encoding NADH-quinone oxidoreductase subunit B family protein, producing MGLKSFSRARAVHAMLVYTGGCNGCDIEIVNAVFSPKYDAEQYKIFLTWNPREADVLIVTGPVTKQNEEPLKAIYNAIPEPKAVIAAGACALMGGVYKNIHGDIPSEEICGPVDQVIPVDARVPGCAVRPEDVLAGAVAALPKLLEAD from the coding sequence ATGGGACTTAAATCATTTTCAAGGGCAAGGGCGGTACATGCAATGCTCGTATACACAGGGGGATGCAATGGCTGCGATATAGAGATCGTGAACGCAGTTTTCTCACCGAAATATGATGCTGAACAGTACAAAATATTCCTCACATGGAACCCGAGGGAGGCTGATGTCCTCATAGTAACGGGTCCGGTTACAAAGCAGAACGAGGAACCACTGAAGGCAATATACAATGCAATACCCGAACCAAAGGCGGTTATAGCTGCAGGTGCATGCGCACTCATGGGTGGTGTCTACAAGAACATACATGGGGACATACCCTCTGAGGAGATCTGCGGTCCGGTGGACCAGGTCATACCCGTTGATGCCAGGGTCCCGGGCTGCGCGGTGAGGCCAGAGGACGTACTTGCAGGTGCAGTTGCGGCACTTCCAAAACTGCTGGAGGCAGATTGA